GTTATTTTTACACCAAGAATAATACACCGTAGAAAATACAGCATGGATATATGTTGGTCTATgtcaaaacattaaaaaaaaaaaaattattatacatTCTAAATACAGTGTATAATATTAAGGTGTATGTGTCACatttaaacaataataataatatttaataatttaaatatattattttattttaaaataaatttaaatttaaatttatttacagAAATATAAAGATATTCAATCGAAATTCATGTACCAAATAATTTACCAAAAAGAAATATtgaaaaaatctttttaaatagTGAGAAAATCGCTTTGTCCATAAACTGATCAAAAGGTCCTAAAAAACTCTGAACTGAAATCTAAATTACAAAACCCTAGAAAGAAGACTCATTGGACCTTAGAACTTATTCTCCAGTGTTGTGGTGCAATTTCAATAACCAGAGGAACAACCGAGGGTCTCTACGCGCTGATTCTGTGCGCGGCCTGTGGCAAAACCATGCCTGAAAATACCGCCAGATGCAACGATTGCAGCACCTCCGTCACTCGTGCGATTCGAGTTCGATCCTTTTCATTAACTTTTCAATTTATTCTTTCTATTAGGGTTTTCTATATATATATGTAGTGTATCATATCATCACATGCAAATCCAGTTTTAGGACCCTAACCCTTGAGAATGATGACATGCATCCTTGATGTTTATATTATTAGGACATTAAGATCGACAACTCTAATTACGtttatattattcatttttttcaaattattactgatCGTAGTGTTGAGGTGCTTCatagttatacatatatatatataatataacttACAGTTCCATATTTGGTTTATTTGTTGAAGTTGATTCTAGCATTCTTTATTAAAGTTATTCTTTTACTCATAATTGTAGGATGAAGAGGATGCACGCGATGACGGCGAAGTTGTATGGAATTTtttttcccttctttctcttttcaCTTCCCCCTTTCCTATTATATTTGTGTATTGTTCTTTGTTTCATTAGTTTTAGTGTTATTGAAAGTCTTCGTGATTTTATTGAATCAGGAACCAAATGTATCTGCAACAAACACAGCTTCTGGACCTATAACAGCGGAAGAAACTAGAGCCTTTCTAATGCAAAAGGGTCCATTACCCACACATGAGGTTGTGTATAAATTTAAGGCCAGATTAAGAAGTGCAGAGGTAAGCTCTAATTTTGCTTTATTATCAGTTCATCACTGTGATTTACTCAATTTATTACTGTGTTTTACATTGCACTGCGTGTTTGTTTGCTATCTGTAGGATAAGCAAGCATTTGCCGGTATCCTGAAGAGAATTGCAAAGATACAGAAAAGTTCAAGTGGAACCTGTTATGTTATCCTGAGAAAGAGTTCACCAGCCACGTTTGTATGTGATGTTTATATTTTTAGGAAATTATACCTATATGCATTGGAACCATTCCATATTTggtttatttgttgttgttgaacttATTCTTTTAATCATAATTGCAGGGTGAAGAGGATGCAGACGGTGAAAttgtatgtattttttttttttaccttctTTCTCTTTTCACTTCTCCTTTTACTTTAACTCaatgttgtttttgtttattgttgTTTGTTCCACTAGCTTTTTTATTTTCTAGATTTCATCATCTTGAGTTAATCAGCTGATCATGTTTATTTGTCTAGATTGATGGCGACGGTGGTGTTCCTCATTCGACTGCTACAAAGCAAAAGGAAACTAAGGAAGGACCTGTTGACAACATTGTCTAAACTAAGGTATGTTATAATTTTGCTTTATCCTTGTCTAAACTGAATATGTTTGCTTGAATAGAAAGTAGGCTAATACACACCAGCTTCACACTTATAGTACATCTAAATTTATTGAAGTGATCAAAACCAGTGAACTGGTCTAATTTTCTGAAACATGATCATCTAAAAGTTAGAGTTTTTATTACTGTGATTTACATTGCACTGAATGCTTGTTTGCTATGTGTAGGATAAGATGGCATTTGCTGAAATCCTGAAGAGAATCTCTAAGATACAGAAAACTACAAGTGGAAATAATTATGTTATCCTGAGAAAGAGTTAACTAGGCATTATCTGTGTTTGACAGCTTATACAAGTTAATGTGAGATAACTTTCATAGTTTGTGCATCATGTTCAAGATGCCATGGGGAGTTTGGTATTGATTTTAGTATTTGATGACCATTAAGTATCCTACTTTTGTTTGGCATTGAATTACTTTGGAATCAAATTTGAATTtcgttttaaaaataataattttagcgattatagaaaaatatgaatttgtttaatgaaaaaaataaagctATTTTAAATTGAAAGCAAtgaaatgtaatatttttttacaaaGTTATAATGTTAAAGAAATGTTGTATAGAGTATTAATTAGTggatgtaattaaaaaaaaggtaacattaagaaaatattgattttgattatttttagtTAATGGCTACCATTGGAACCCTTGTTATACTGAAATAAGGGGCACTTAACATGTTCTTTGGTGTTAGAGTTGTCAAATGGGCCGGTTTGGAGACTAAAACATATAAATAGGTTCAAGTGGGTCGGCCAGATTACTTCGTGGGTTGTCAAAAATGAGCCCAGTCCTGTGGCCCGGTGGATCAGTCCGATGTACCAGTCAgccatttattttaaattatggttttaaatttataaaaaggaTGTATAAAATATTCACCAAATTAACAAATTTATAAAAAGGATGTataaaatagggttaaatatgtatgAGGTCCCTGTAAATATGGCACTTttcagttttagtccctacaaaaatttCCTTCGaactttggtccctgtaagtttttccgTCCCCATTAAgagtccctcccgttagattccactaacggagggTGACGTGTCATGCCAAaggtgtgaatttttttttacagcTGTTTTTATGGGTGACACGTAGGACAATTGTGTTTAGACATAAGGGGATCGTGAAAAAACTTTAACCCTAATTTCTTCTGTAGCTTTTTCTTCTGCAGCTTTTTCTTCTGCAGCTTCCTTCTTCATCTCCACACTCTCAAATTTCACAATCCCTTCTTTGGCTTCCTTCTCTTGCTTCGTTTGAGTTAGTCGCTCAATTGAATACGTCGCTTGCAATCTCACGATGTCATCTTCGTCTAGGAGAACGAAGCCAACATCTTCATCAAGTGTGAGTACACGTCCAGGTAGGAGATGTGCGTGTGATGCTCGTATGACTTCGTATTACTGTAAGAATGGAGCTAACAAAGGGCGCCTGTTTTGGAGATGTCCATTTTGGCAAGGTGatgaaacttgtaacttattTATATGGGATGATGATATTGCTCAACGAACCGGTGTTCACGAAATGTCAGATCATGAGAGCAAGATGAAGGAGGTATCAATTTCTCTTGAAACTATGAGAGAGTTGTACGAAATTtcacagaagaagaacaagaaattgAAGGTGAAGATAAAGTCAGATGTTGTGTATGGAAAGATGAAGACTTGGTGTATTGTTGTGTCTGTAATAGTCAATTTGTATTTTCTATGGAAATGTAATTGTTGAATCAGTGTTTGGAATGATCATTTTGGATGTAATGTTGTTGGTACGAAATCTGAGTttgttaattgttgaatttgaattagttaaatgtaatgtttgttaatCTGAGTTGGATGTAATGTGAGTTGGATGTAATGTTTTGTTGTATCAGTGTGTTTTTTATGGCCAATATGTATTAATGTTGTATCAGTTATTCTCATTCAATTATAATCTGTTTTTTTGTTTACACCAGTTGACATATATGTGTCTATAATTTGGCTATATTTTGTctatattttactataaaatttGACATATAGTTGACTATAAAATGTGTCATTAAAGTGACATATAATTCATCTTTAAACCGACCTGTAAAACACATATACTTGACCATAAAATTTGATCAGTACTTGTCATATAAAATCACCTACTAATGACTTATAATTGGTCTCCAAAATTTGCACAAAAAACCATTGACATAACATTAGTTTTGATACATATGTTCACAAAACACAAGGCAGATAGCAGTAACATGAAAATAGTTAGAGGACTAGCCTCACTAACATTACAAACATAACATTTTTCCTACTGAGTTCATTCAAACTAAACAACATGGCATCACTAAGTCATCCTACTGAGTCATCCTTTTGCAAATGGCCTCCCAATCTTCTGACTGCTTCCCACCCATGGATTGGTCTGAGGTTGCTTCATCTTCATAAATGACCAAAGGGTCATCAGGCTTCTTTCCAGGGCCAGGTATATTCTTTGTTTTTATGGTCCTAAGTCTGTCACTCTGCCTTTTTTGAACACCCATATCAACAATCTTCTTGGGCTTATGCTTCTGGATTGGTTTTTTGACCTAGTAATAATGAACAAGTACAATTAATCTATATGAATCAGTCATTTAAAAAAGTGTGAAGTGTCCAAATAAGACTTACAGGTTCTGAACATGTTGGCCTGGATGAAGAAGAAGCAGTGGATTTGGAAGTTTTCTTGACCACCTTTGGAGCTTTACCAACAAAAGTTTTGACTGTTCTTTTCACAGGAGATGTGTCAACATTCAATGGTTGAACATCTagaatttcatcatcatcaagaatcttAGCCAATGTTTCAGCATCTATACCACAATACTTTTTAAGAGACGACTGTGAATCATTGATGTCAGTATTGGGAGCATCTTGAACATCATCTTGTACAGGGACAGCATTTTGAACATCATCTTGAACAGGGTCAGCATCTTGCACAGGGATATCAGCTTGTACATCAGCCTTTTCAGGAACAGAATCAGGAACTGGAACATCATCTTGCATAGGAATATCAGCTTGGacgtcatccttttcaggaactgCATCAGGAACAGCATTTGCAGCTGCATCACATTCTGGTTCAACAGTCTTAGATTTTTTTGTCTTGGGTGCCactttatctttctttttcttgttgatAGACCCTGTAGGCCTCCCCTGAAAAAATTCATAAGACATATGTCAGTCTCATAAACTAAAAAATGcaggaaaaaagaaataattaagttaGTTCCAATACCCTTTTTTTGCTTGTTTGACTAGCCTGAGTAGGAGCCTCTTGTGTTGGAGCCTCTTGTGTTGGAGCCTCTTGTGTTGGAGCCTCTTGTGTTGGAGCCTCTTGTGTTGGAGCCTCTTGTGATGTTCTTGCAGCAGATACAGCAACTATTTGCTTATTTTTCTTGCAGGTCCTCTTGTTATGACCTAGTACAAAGCATATCTTGCATCTGTGGGATGTATTTGTTCTTTGCCACTTGGTTTGATTTGCCTCATCAGGTTCTCTCCTGCGTAGTTTTTTGGGCCTCCCTGGGCCACGTTTGAACAATGGTGGCATGATAATAGGATGTGTTGTCTTAGGCCACTTATTTTGCCCATTCAAAGGTGTTATCACCTCACTATAACAGTGTTCATAAGTGGTCCTAAGATAACATTTGTGCACATACTTAACTGGGTCATCAACTTTCCTATGAATGGCTGCTACAGCATGCCTACATGGTATCCCAATCAACTCCCAATAGTTACATGAACAAGTGTGTTTTTCTAGGTCCACTACAAAGCTATCAGTGAAAAGCACATGTGTTACCTGAAATGTTAACCTACCAGCATACGTAGCTGTCCAACTAGCACTTTTCTCTATTTCTCTATCTAGTCTCCTTAATGGTTTGGTCATTACATAACCCTTATAAGCATTCACCTTTTCCCTAAGTGTTGCAAACCTACCCATCAAGTAGTTTCTGATCCACTCAAACATTGTTATAATTGGTTTGTCTCTTTGCAAAAGTATGGTAGCATTAAATGATTCACTAAGATTATTCATTAAAACATCACATTTTGAGTAGAAAGGAAATGCATGCTTACACCACTTGTGTTTGGGGATTGCCTGCAGCCACTCATAAGCATCCACATTTGCTTCCTTGATCATGAGCATCTTTGCCTCATGTGCCTCATAATAAGTTGCCTTAGCAGCAGCCATCATTAGATCCCTAAACAATGTCCCTCCACCAAACTTCTTTTTGAAGTTAGCATAAAGATGCCTTAAACAGAATCTATGCTCAAAGGAAGGATATTCCTCATCAAACACATTGACCAGACCCTGAAACAAATACAAATACTTTTAAGTAAATATTGTATAACATAAATACTTTGTATTTTAAGTAAACAACATAAATATTGTACCTTTTGCTGGTCAGAGATAAAACACCATCTTCCATCACCAATATCTTCCAACAACAACTTCATGAACCAGCTCCAAGTGTCCTTTGATTCATTTTCTACAACTGCAAATGCAATTGGCAAGTACTGATCATTTGGATCTCTTCCTACAGCAATGAGCAGAATTCCACCATATTTATGCTTCAAGTGACATCCATCCAATCCAATGAAAGGTCTACATGCTTTTTTTAATGCCATCTTAGTCCCATCAAAACACATATAACACTTCTCAAATCTTGGATTTAACCCTTCACCAGCACATGTTGTATTGAGTTTGAATGTATTCCCTGGGGATGCCCTTCTTAACTCAGCACCATAAGACCAAAGGAGGTTGAATTGCTGACTAGAGTCACCTTCCACAATCTGTCTAGCAATCTGCCTTGCCTTGAATGCCCTACAACCTGGAATTTCTGTTGCATATCTAAGCCTAACATCTGCCACCACATCATTCAACTTCATCTTTGTGTTGTTCTTCAACCCATCAACAATGACCTTAGCCACCCAATCAGCTTTAGCACATCTATTAAAGAACTGTCTTCCACACTTGTGCTTAGAATACAAGGTTTTAATCCTAAAAGTAGTGGATGTTAGGACTCTACTACATAGCACAGTGTAATCACACTTCTCCTTATCCTTACATACAACCCTACATCTATTGGCATCATTCTTTACAAACTTAACTTCCCTCCCATTAAGAACATTGTGCTCTAGTATAGCATCTTTAAACTGCTTAAGTGAACGAAACTCCATTCCAACtttaaaaacaaaatcttttGTGAAAGATTCTTCTGCATTGAACCTTATAACACATGGTCTGTCATCACCACTATCATCATCAGCTCCACTGTCCAATTCATCTGTCATGTATTCCTCCTCAATTACATGTGCCTTGCCCATCTCATCTGTAATAAATATGTTATTGTCTGTTTCATTAGGGACAGCATTGTTTGTAACAGGTGGACTCCTGACTTCACTAGTTTTACCTACACCCACTAGTTCCTCAAAGTCATCTTCAAACCCATTCATCCTTTCTTCCTCACTGTCATCAAAGTGTACATCCTTGATACTCTCATCACTTGAATCTCCACTGCATTCATGTAATGGTTCCTTCTCTGATGCACAAGCCTTACCCTTCCCTTTTTGCCTAACAGATTCCATAAAAGTCAGCTCTCCTTCATCTGGTTTTGGCTCACAATATATCTCAACTTCAGCTCCATGACCAACAGCATAAGCAGCCAACTCAGCAGAATCTCCATCATCTCTGAATGGATTTAAATCAGCTTCAAATGATCCTGCTTCATGTTTCCACCACATCTTAACcatctcaaaatcaaattcagGGTCAATACTCTTAACTAAATCACAGGCCTCAAAGAAAGACCAATAGTCACTATCTTGACCACTAAAAGCATACATGTCCCCACCATCGTATTTCAGTTCAGGGTCTTTTACAAACTTGCCCCTTGTGTAGAAAATAACTTTAAACTTAGACATTTCCTGTTAGGTCAACacaatacttaattcattttcTAACTAGGGAAACacaatacttaattcattttcTAACTAGGGCAACAAAAAACGACAGATAAAGTACATATGCTGTACTCAACAGATACGACTAAATAATCAAAATCTTTGTCCTATAGTAGTTAATGTTTGTTTAACAACCACTATGATTAGAAAATAGCAAAAAGTCTAAGAAAGATGAACCATTCACATACCTGGTCCACGCAAAAGAGAACGAACGACCCAGCTCCAATATGCTTCGTTTTGGGACCACAAGATGCTTCGTTTTGGGACCACAAGATGCTTCGTATTAGGACCACAAAGATTCTTCTTGTCTGGGTTGTTGGGACCACGATGGAAGTTGGAAGAGAGAAGTGTTATCTAGGGTTTGCAGTTGAAAAGAGGAGAGCTTGAGTGAAAAAGAAAGACTTAATCTGTGGGTGAGATTTTGTTTAAGAGATTTAACCCTTATCATTTCCACGCTGGCGAATCAGAAAGAAATAATATCCACGTATGCGTTACACGTCAccctccgttagtggaatctaacgggagggactcTTAATGGGGAcggaaaaacttacagggaccaaagttCGAAGGaaatttttgtagggactaaaactggAAAGTGCCATATTtacagggactaaaaacttatttaaccctataaaATATTCACCAAATTAACATCCATATATATATGAATCCTACGAAGATATATGTAAAAGTAGAGAAAACTTAATATTATCTCCAATACTTGTCAAACTTTCTCtttatcttaattatttttttaattatatcattTTGAAACATATATCCATcctttttaacttttctttttcaattgaaATACACTTATACAATTATTTTAGCTCAATATTTTTCTCCAAAAttaactaaatttattttaaaatttcatttttaatgggTCAACCCAAAGCCCGCTTTCCCGACTTGGCTCGACCCATGAAAACATAGCCCGGTAGGCTGGGCCAAAAATATAGGgttgtatttttttaaaggatTTTTGCGGCCTGACCCATGATAAATAAGGCCCGTGGGTTGAGCCCATTTTGATAGCTTTACTTGGTgtgatattaaatataatttaaatgcaaataagtTGAGATTGGAGGTCGGTAAGAAAAATGAGAGAATAGCAAaatgagaaaagagagaaaagctCTAACCGCTCTAAATTTCTAAAAACTCGACTCAAACTTTTCTCAACCTTCAACTATTTTCATCATCCAATAACTTCAAAGTTCACCAACCAACAACATTAACAAGGACAataatgaaaaagaagaagagaatgcACAATAATAGAAAAAGGAGAAGATAATGGATGAATGACAGTAAGCAGACATGGAAGACCATTCAAAACAAAGAGAAAACTCAAGTGGGAATAATAGAAGAATGGAGGAGGAAACTAAAATAAACTCATTCTTCTTCACAGAAATACTTGACAACCTTGGAACAAATGAGATGCACGTTGTTTTTAGAGAGTATGAAGATGTACATGAGGTGGTAATCCCTCTTAAGAGTGATAAGAGA
The Vicia villosa cultivar HV-30 ecotype Madison, WI unplaced genomic scaffold, Vvil1.0 ctg.000893F_1_1, whole genome shotgun sequence DNA segment above includes these coding regions:
- the LOC131631993 gene encoding transcription initiation factor IIF subunit alpha-like isoform X1, whose translation is MPENTARCNDCSTSVTRAIRDEEDARDDGEVEPNVSATNTASGPITAEETRAFLMQKGPLPTHEVVYKFKARLRSAEDKQAFAGILKRIAKIQKSSSGTCYVILRKSSPATFGEEDADGEIIDGDGGVPHSTATKQKETKEGPVDNIV
- the LOC131631993 gene encoding transcription initiation factor IIF subunit alpha-like isoform X2, with the protein product MPENTARCNDCSTSVTRAIREPNVSATNTASGPITAEETRAFLMQKGPLPTHEVVYKFKARLRSAEDKQAFAGILKRIAKIQKSSSGTCYVILRKSSPATFGEEDADGEIIDGDGGVPHSTATKQKETKEGPVDNIV
- the LOC131632007 gene encoding uncharacterized protein LOC131632007, producing the protein MSKFKVIFYTRGKFVKDPELKYDGGDMYAFSGQDSDYWSFFEACDLVKSIDPEFDFEMVKMWWKHEAGSFEADLNPFRDDGDSAELAAYAVGHGAEVEIYCEPKPDEGELTFMESVRQKGKGKACASEKEPLHECSGDSSDESIKDVHFDDSEEERMNGFEDDFEELVGVGKTSEVRSPPVTNNAVPNETDNNIFITDEMGKAHVIEEEYMTDELDSGADDDSGDDRPCVIRFNAEESFTKDFVFKVGMEFRSLKQFKDAILEHNVLNGREVKFVKNDANRCRVVCKDKEKCDYTVLCSRVLTSTTFRIKTLYSKHKCGRQFFNRCAKADWVAKVIVDGLKNNTKMKLNDVVADVRLRYATEIPGCRAFKARQIARQIVEGDSSQQFNLLWSYGAELRRASPGNTFKLNTTCAGEGLNPRFEKCYMCFDGTKMALKKACRPFIGLDGCHLKHKYGGILLIAVGRDPNDQYLPIAFAVVENESKDTWSWFMKLLLEDIGDGRWCFISDQQKGLVNVFDEEYPSFEHRFCLRHLYANFKKKFGGGTLFRDLMMAAAKATYYEAHEAKMLMIKEANVDAYEWLQAIPKHKWCKHAFPFYSKCDVLMNNLSESFNATILLQRDKPIITMFEWIRNYLMGRFATLREKVNAYKGYVMTKPLRRLDREIEKSASWTATYAGRLTFQVTHVLFTDSFVVDLEKHTCSCNYWELIGIPCRHAVAAIHRKVDDPVKYVHKCYLRTTYEHCYSEVITPLNGQNKWPKTTHPIIMPPLFKRGPGRPKKLRRREPDEANQTKWQRTNTSHRCKICFVLGHNKRTCKKNKQIVAVSAARTSQEAPTQEAPTQEAPTQEAPTQEAPTQEAPTQASQTSKKRGRPTGSINKKKKDKVAPKTKKSKTVEPECDAAANAVPDAVPEKDDVQADIPMQDDVPVPDSVPEKADVQADIPVQDADPVQDDVQNAVPVQDDVQDAPNTDINDSQSSLKKYCGIDAETLAKILDDDEILDVQPLNVDTSPVKRTVKTFVGKAPKVVKKTSKSTASSSSRPTCSEPVKKPIQKHKPKKIVDMGVQKRQSDRLRTIKTKNIPGPGKKPDDPLVIYEDEATSDQSMGGKQSEDWEAICKRMTQ